In Taeniopygia guttata chromosome 7, bTaeGut7.mat, whole genome shotgun sequence, a single window of DNA contains:
- the MAIP1 gene encoding m-AAA protease-interacting protein 1, mitochondrial isoform X2, translating to MALRCAAPGRVRWLARALAGSARLLPPAAAAAGPPGPARARPPQLSARFASSAGSGTEGPQRRVMVVRITSPFAWLRTRFYYLLIRLYFDQEFSIEEFTRGAKQAFSVVSKLLSQRKLDLLEELVSAEVLQVLKEKISLLPDSHRDALAADIDAIMYTTEGDVRIYYDDDGRKFVSILMCFWYLNGANLPDEVPGEAKVFQIVFGDENTKEKKHLLTANYEFQREFTEGAKPDWTITRIEHPRLLE from the exons aTGGCGCTGCGCTGCGCGGCTCCGGGCCGTGTCCGCTGGCTGGCGCGGGCGCTGGCGGGCTCTGCCCGGCTCCTGCCGCCGGCCGCGGCCGCAGCGggcccgccgggccccgcccgGGCCCGTCCGCCCCAGCTCAGCGCTCGGTTCGCCAGCAGCGCCGGATCTGGGACCGAGGGCCCTCAGCGGCGCGTCATGGTAGTGAGGATCACCAGCCCCTTCGCCTGGCTCCGCACCCGCTTCTACTACCTGCTCATCCGCCTCTACTTCGACCAGGAATTCAGCATCGAAGAATTCACGCGGGGAGCCAAGCAG GCCTTTTCTGTTGTTTCAAAGCTGCTGTCTCAACGTAAACTTGACCTGCTGGAAGAACTTGTATCAGCAGAG GTACTTCAGGTGCTGAAGGAAAAGATTTCTTTGCTCCCTGACAGCCACAGGGATGCTTTAGCAGCTGACATTGATGCAATCATGTACACAACAGAAGGAGATGTTCGCATTTACTATGATGATGATG GAAGAAAGTTTGTTAGCATCCTGATGTGCTTCTGGTATCTAAATGGTGCTAATCTACCTGATGAAGTACCAGGTGAAGCCAAAGTCTTCCAGATTGTGTTTGGAgatgaaaacacaaaagaaaagaagcatcTTTTAACCGCAAACTATGA GTTCCAAAGGGAGTTTACAGAAGGAGCAAAACCAGACTGGACTATTACACGGATTGAACATCCAAGGCTATTAGAATAA
- the MAIP1 gene encoding m-AAA protease-interacting protein 1, mitochondrial isoform X3, which yields MTSLWPLLFVLSLSTTEKCLGPSSWHPPLSAGSGTEGPQRRVMVVRITSPFAWLRTRFYYLLIRLYFDQEFSIEEFTRGAKQAFSVVSKLLSQRKLDLLEELVSAEVLQVLKEKISLLPDSHRDALAADIDAIMYTTEGDVRIYYDDDGRKFVSILMCFWYLNGANLPDEVPGEAKVFQIVFGDENTKEKKHLLTANYEFQREFTEGAKPDWTITRIEHPRLLE from the exons ATGACCAG tttatggccattACTCTTCGTTCTGTCACTGAGCACcactgagaagtgcctgggaccatcctcttggcacccGCCTTTGAG CGCCGGATCTGGGACCGAGGGCCCTCAGCGGCGCGTCATGGTAGTGAGGATCACCAGCCCCTTCGCCTGGCTCCGCACCCGCTTCTACTACCTGCTCATCCGCCTCTACTTCGACCAGGAATTCAGCATCGAAGAATTCACGCGGGGAGCCAAGCAG GCCTTTTCTGTTGTTTCAAAGCTGCTGTCTCAACGTAAACTTGACCTGCTGGAAGAACTTGTATCAGCAGAG GTACTTCAGGTGCTGAAGGAAAAGATTTCTTTGCTCCCTGACAGCCACAGGGATGCTTTAGCAGCTGACATTGATGCAATCATGTACACAACAGAAGGAGATGTTCGCATTTACTATGATGATGATG GAAGAAAGTTTGTTAGCATCCTGATGTGCTTCTGGTATCTAAATGGTGCTAATCTACCTGATGAAGTACCAGGTGAAGCCAAAGTCTTCCAGATTGTGTTTGGAgatgaaaacacaaaagaaaagaagcatcTTTTAACCGCAAACTATGA GTTCCAAAGGGAGTTTACAGAAGGAGCAAAACCAGACTGGACTATTACACGGATTGAACATCCAAGGCTATTAGAATAA
- the MAIP1 gene encoding m-AAA protease-interacting protein 1, mitochondrial isoform X4 — MTSAGSGTEGPQRRVMVVRITSPFAWLRTRFYYLLIRLYFDQEFSIEEFTRGAKQAFSVVSKLLSQRKLDLLEELVSAEVLQVLKEKISLLPDSHRDALAADIDAIMYTTEGDVRIYYDDDGRKFVSILMCFWYLNGANLPDEVPGEAKVFQIVFGDENTKEKKHLLTANYEFQREFTEGAKPDWTITRIEHPRLLE, encoded by the exons ATGACCAG CGCCGGATCTGGGACCGAGGGCCCTCAGCGGCGCGTCATGGTAGTGAGGATCACCAGCCCCTTCGCCTGGCTCCGCACCCGCTTCTACTACCTGCTCATCCGCCTCTACTTCGACCAGGAATTCAGCATCGAAGAATTCACGCGGGGAGCCAAGCAG GCCTTTTCTGTTGTTTCAAAGCTGCTGTCTCAACGTAAACTTGACCTGCTGGAAGAACTTGTATCAGCAGAG GTACTTCAGGTGCTGAAGGAAAAGATTTCTTTGCTCCCTGACAGCCACAGGGATGCTTTAGCAGCTGACATTGATGCAATCATGTACACAACAGAAGGAGATGTTCGCATTTACTATGATGATGATG GAAGAAAGTTTGTTAGCATCCTGATGTGCTTCTGGTATCTAAATGGTGCTAATCTACCTGATGAAGTACCAGGTGAAGCCAAAGTCTTCCAGATTGTGTTTGGAgatgaaaacacaaaagaaaagaagcatcTTTTAACCGCAAACTATGA GTTCCAAAGGGAGTTTACAGAAGGAGCAAAACCAGACTGGACTATTACACGGATTGAACATCCAAGGCTATTAGAATAA
- the MAIP1 gene encoding m-AAA protease-interacting protein 1, mitochondrial isoform X1 produces the protein MTSLGSLFQCSVTLNLIKLLLKLRWNSLSFSLWPLLFVLSLSTTEKCLGPSSWHPPLSAGSGTEGPQRRVMVVRITSPFAWLRTRFYYLLIRLYFDQEFSIEEFTRGAKQAFSVVSKLLSQRKLDLLEELVSAEVLQVLKEKISLLPDSHRDALAADIDAIMYTTEGDVRIYYDDDGRKFVSILMCFWYLNGANLPDEVPGEAKVFQIVFGDENTKEKKHLLTANYEFQREFTEGAKPDWTITRIEHPRLLE, from the exons AtgacttccctgggcagcctgttccagtgctctgtcaCCCTCAACCTAATTAAGCTCCTTCTCAAGCTGAGGTGGAACTCATTATCttttagtttatggccattACTCTTCGTTCTGTCACTGAGCACcactgagaagtgcctgggaccatcctcttggcacccGCCTTTGAG CGCCGGATCTGGGACCGAGGGCCCTCAGCGGCGCGTCATGGTAGTGAGGATCACCAGCCCCTTCGCCTGGCTCCGCACCCGCTTCTACTACCTGCTCATCCGCCTCTACTTCGACCAGGAATTCAGCATCGAAGAATTCACGCGGGGAGCCAAGCAG GCCTTTTCTGTTGTTTCAAAGCTGCTGTCTCAACGTAAACTTGACCTGCTGGAAGAACTTGTATCAGCAGAG GTACTTCAGGTGCTGAAGGAAAAGATTTCTTTGCTCCCTGACAGCCACAGGGATGCTTTAGCAGCTGACATTGATGCAATCATGTACACAACAGAAGGAGATGTTCGCATTTACTATGATGATGATG GAAGAAAGTTTGTTAGCATCCTGATGTGCTTCTGGTATCTAAATGGTGCTAATCTACCTGATGAAGTACCAGGTGAAGCCAAAGTCTTCCAGATTGTGTTTGGAgatgaaaacacaaaagaaaagaagcatcTTTTAACCGCAAACTATGA GTTCCAAAGGGAGTTTACAGAAGGAGCAAAACCAGACTGGACTATTACACGGATTGAACATCCAAGGCTATTAGAATAA
- the TYW5 gene encoding tRNA wybutosine-synthesizing protein 5 isoform X2 — MFSLEEIRKPVVLTGLELGTCTTKWTIDYLSQAEGSKEVKIHVSAVPQMDFLSKNFVYRTLPFDAFVRRAAEVKHKEYFLTEDEKYYLRSVGEDVRKDIADIRKQFPVLAEDINIPEYFEKEQFFSSVFRISSAGLQLWTHYDVMDNFLIQVTGRKRVVLYSPRDAPYLYLSGTKSEVLDVDNPDMEKYPLFVKAKRYQCVLEAGDVLFIPALWFHNVISEEFGVALNVFWKHLPAESYDKTDTYGNKDPMAASRAIQILDRALKTLEELPEEYRDFYARRMVLRIQEKAYRNDYG; from the exons ATGTTCAGTCTGGAGGAGATT AGAAAGCCAGTAGTGCTGACAGGACTGGAACTGGGCACTTGCACCACCAAATGGACAATAGATTACTTGAGCCAAGCTGAAGGATCTAAAGAAGTAAAGATTCATGtttctgcagtgccacagaTGGATTTCCTCAGTAAGAACTTTGTGTATAG aaCTCTGCCTTTTGATGCATTTGTACGAAGAGCAGCTGAAGTCAAGCACAAGGAGTACTTTCTTACTGAG GATGAAAAGTACTATTTGCGATCAGTGGGTGAAGATGTTAGGAAG GATATTGCAGATATCAGGAAGCAGTTTCCTGTTTTAGCAGAAGATATTAATATTCCAGAGTATTTTGAGAAGGAACAGTTTTTCTCTAGTGTCTTCCGCATCAGCTCAGCTGGATTACAGTTGTGGACACATTATGAT GTAATGGACAACTTCTTGATCCAAGTCACAGGGAGAAAACGAGTTGTTTTGTACAGTCCTCGAGATGCAccatatttatatttatcag GTACCAAATCAGAGGTGCTGGATGTGGATAACCCAGACATGGAGAAATATCCCCTTTTCGTGAAAGCCAAGCGCTATCAATGTGTTTTGGAAGCAGGAGATGTGTTATTTATTCCAG CTTTGTGGTTCCATAATGTAATTTCTGAGGAATTTGGAGTGGCACTGAATGTCTTTTGGAAGCACCTGCCTGCCGAGTCTTATGATAAGACTGACACTTATGGAAATAAAGATCCCATGGCAGCCTCTAGAGCTATACAGATCTTGGACAGAGCCTTGAAAACACTTGAAGAACTACCTGAGGAATATAGGGATTTTTATGCTCGGAGAATGGTGTTACGCATCCAAGAAAAGGCCTATAGGAATGATTATGGATAA
- the TYW5 gene encoding tRNA wybutosine-synthesizing protein 5 isoform X1 → MERREQRAVAVERLQGVTRERFLRDIYPRRKPVVLTGLELGTCTTKWTIDYLSQAEGSKEVKIHVSAVPQMDFLSKNFVYRTLPFDAFVRRAAEVKHKEYFLTEDEKYYLRSVGEDVRKDIADIRKQFPVLAEDINIPEYFEKEQFFSSVFRISSAGLQLWTHYDVMDNFLIQVTGRKRVVLYSPRDAPYLYLSGTKSEVLDVDNPDMEKYPLFVKAKRYQCVLEAGDVLFIPALWFHNVISEEFGVALNVFWKHLPAESYDKTDTYGNKDPMAASRAIQILDRALKTLEELPEEYRDFYARRMVLRIQEKAYRNDYG, encoded by the exons atGGAGCGGCGGGAGCAGCGGGCGGTGGCCGTGGAGCGGCTGCAGGGGGTGACGCGGGAGCGCTTCCTGCGGGACATCTACCCGCGG AGAAAGCCAGTAGTGCTGACAGGACTGGAACTGGGCACTTGCACCACCAAATGGACAATAGATTACTTGAGCCAAGCTGAAGGATCTAAAGAAGTAAAGATTCATGtttctgcagtgccacagaTGGATTTCCTCAGTAAGAACTTTGTGTATAG aaCTCTGCCTTTTGATGCATTTGTACGAAGAGCAGCTGAAGTCAAGCACAAGGAGTACTTTCTTACTGAG GATGAAAAGTACTATTTGCGATCAGTGGGTGAAGATGTTAGGAAG GATATTGCAGATATCAGGAAGCAGTTTCCTGTTTTAGCAGAAGATATTAATATTCCAGAGTATTTTGAGAAGGAACAGTTTTTCTCTAGTGTCTTCCGCATCAGCTCAGCTGGATTACAGTTGTGGACACATTATGAT GTAATGGACAACTTCTTGATCCAAGTCACAGGGAGAAAACGAGTTGTTTTGTACAGTCCTCGAGATGCAccatatttatatttatcag GTACCAAATCAGAGGTGCTGGATGTGGATAACCCAGACATGGAGAAATATCCCCTTTTCGTGAAAGCCAAGCGCTATCAATGTGTTTTGGAAGCAGGAGATGTGTTATTTATTCCAG CTTTGTGGTTCCATAATGTAATTTCTGAGGAATTTGGAGTGGCACTGAATGTCTTTTGGAAGCACCTGCCTGCCGAGTCTTATGATAAGACTGACACTTATGGAAATAAAGATCCCATGGCAGCCTCTAGAGCTATACAGATCTTGGACAGAGCCTTGAAAACACTTGAAGAACTACCTGAGGAATATAGGGATTTTTATGCTCGGAGAATGGTGTTACGCATCCAAGAAAAGGCCTATAGGAATGATTATGGATAA